The Sphingobium sp. JS3065 genome includes a region encoding these proteins:
- a CDS encoding winged helix-turn-helix transcriptional regulator gives MENPLEKRFAPHEIAEAEAFIEANPEAPLDPRIERLVNDLIGRIADKWTLLVLELLEEKGTLRFTRIAEQVEGISQKMLTQTLRQMERDGLVTRTVHPVVPPRVDYALTPLGNSLSAAFCGVWVWAERHLEAVEESRRRFDTRD, from the coding sequence ATGGAAAATCCGCTGGAAAAGCGCTTCGCTCCCCATGAAATCGCCGAAGCGGAAGCCTTTATCGAGGCCAATCCCGAAGCGCCGCTCGACCCGCGAATCGAGCGACTCGTGAACGACCTGATCGGCCGCATCGCCGACAAATGGACGTTGCTGGTCCTGGAACTGCTGGAGGAAAAGGGCACGTTGCGCTTCACCCGCATCGCGGAACAGGTGGAGGGCATCAGCCAGAAGATGCTGACCCAGACGCTGCGCCAGATGGAGCGCGACGGCCTTGTCACCCGCACGGTTCATCCCGTCGTGCCGCCGCGCGTCGACTATGCGCTGACGCCGCTCGGCAACAGCCTGAGCGCCGCATTTTGCGGCGTCTGGGTGTGGGCGGAGCGCCATCTGGAAGCGGTGGAGGAATCGCGCCGCCGGTTCGACACGCGCGACTGA